Part of the Hallerella porci genome is shown below.
GCTGCATTAACAAGCCGGAAAATGGCATTAAAGGTTTGAAAATCCGCGAAGAAGAAGAGCTTGAAGACGAAACAGAAACGGCGCAAGATTCCACTGTCGCTTCGGCGGATACCGTTGTTGTGGACACATTCTTTACCAATGCCGGCCGTAAAATGTATGGCGGCGGAGGCATCACACCTGACGTCGATATTGAATTAGACCCGATTCCGTGGGTCGTTCAAGTGCAAGAACGCATGGCGATGTATTTCAAGTATGCGGTGAAAATTCGCCCGAGTTTAGAAAAGCAAGGCGTAAAAGTTGATGGAAATTGGGTTGTTCCCGATTCTCTCTTTACACAGTTCAAAGATTTCTGTTTAAAGGATACGAATTTTACAAAGATTAAGAGCAATTCTTTAGCGACTTTGGAAATTCTCGAAAAAGATTTAATCCGCGAACAGAATTTTATGGGCGATTCTTCGAAGACGCTTTCCGATACAGTTCTCAGCGCCGAAGTTAATGCGCTTCGCAAAGCCCTTGAAAAAGACCGCGATAATCAATTCGGCGAAAACCGCGAATACATTATGAACGGAATCAAACGCGAATTGTTGACTGTTTTCCAAGGCGATTCGGCAAGCACTGCGTTTACACTTCAAAGCGATGCGCAGGTCAAGGAAGCTATCAAGTACTTGTCGGATATGGATTTGTACAAGAAGACGATTAGCGCACCGACGAAAGCGCCGACCAAAGAAAAAGGCAAAAAGAAATAAATGCCTTCGGTGTTGGACATTGCGGCAACGAGCCTCGGGCATTACGTTCGAAAGTTCTTTGACACGGTCCGCGGTTATTTTGTCTTTATGTGGGAACTCGGCAAAACGATTCCGAGTTCATTCCGCAATTTTCATACGATTGTAGAACAAATGTATATCACCGGAATTACAAGTATTCCGGTGGTTTTTGCGGCGAGTTTAGCGACGGGCGCCATTATGGCGTGGCAGTTGGCGTATCAATTCGGCGATATGATTCCGCTTGTTTTTGTGGGAATGGCGGTCGGCAAATCGGTGATGGTAGAACTCTGTCCGATTTTAACGGCGATGGTTCTCGCAGGGCGCGTAGGCGCATCGATGTGCTCGGAACTCGGCACGATGGCGGTTACAGAACAACTTGATGCGTATAATGTTCTCGGACTAAATCCGTATCGTTTTTTGTTAGCGCCGCGTTTAATCGCAACCGTTGTCATGCTTCCGGTGCTCACGATTATCAGCATTTTTATCGGTATCGTCGGCGGATTTGTCACCGCTTATCTTTACAAAGAAGTTTCCTTTTCGACTTTCTTTTATGGCGTTCGCATGTTCTACGAAGACTGGGATTTTGCAGTCGGTTTAATCAAGGCTGCGGTTTACGGATTCTTCATCGCGAGTTACGCTTGCTTCTTCGGTTACAACACGCATAGCGGTGCCGAAGGCGTTGGAAAAAGTACAAAGTCAACAGTGGTTGCGGGCATGACGAGCATCCTCATCGGCGGCTTTGTGCTTTCAAAACTTTTATTAGTAT
Proteins encoded:
- a CDS encoding MlaE family ABC transporter permease — encoded protein: MPSVLDIAATSLGHYVRKFFDTVRGYFVFMWELGKTIPSSFRNFHTIVEQMYITGITSIPVVFAASLATGAIMAWQLAYQFGDMIPLVFVGMAVGKSVMVELCPILTAMVLAGRVGASMCSELGTMAVTEQLDAYNVLGLNPYRFLLAPRLIATVVMLPVLTIISIFIGIVGGFVTAYLYKEVSFSTFFYGVRMFYEDWDFAVGLIKAAVYGFFIASYACFFGYNTHSGAEGVGKSTKSTVVAGMTSILIGGFVLSKLLLV